A genomic region of Pyrus communis chromosome 14, drPyrComm1.1, whole genome shotgun sequence contains the following coding sequences:
- the LOC137714344 gene encoding uncharacterized protein, whose protein sequence is MDKSWLTIPRNFEAYTTGINLFLDQAVANGVGPDKFRCPCKRCCNRYTFVRNTIVEHLILYDMDKDYKNACWRHHGEQNIGEQNVGIGEEETGDEVIEEGVGPSTEPPIGEGRPEEVQTFFKLLEEADQDLWPGCKEFKKLEAVVRLYQIKYLAGMPDEIFTTLLELIKRMLPEGDCLPESCYKAKKLINDLGLSYVKIDACPNDCMIYWKDTSDLTMCSVCGKSRYKITNVEDSSRKKVAAKMAEHMRWHATECPKDEFMRHPSDSPAWKHLDHLYPDFASEIRNVRLGLANDGFNPFGKMRNDHSTWPVVLSVYNLPPWMCMKQPNLLLSLLIPGPRSPGKEIDVYMRPLIDELNELWEVGIPTYDAYSNQSFTMKAAVLWTISDFPAYGMLSGWSTHGYKACPHCMHDKESIYLPASRKICYMGHRRFLEDNHRFRRQTITFNGRREHRSAPRQWTGLQCLEELSTLRFTFGKPNKDASVGQRRKRASSSTSSNSQWKKKSIFYELPYWRHLLIRHNLDVMHIEKNICDSVVGTLLDIEKSKDGLAARADLEFLNIRHSQHPRREGNRTFRPPALFTLKREEKTAFCKVLSTIQAPDGYSSNLSRCVHVNERKIHGLKSHDCHVLMQQLLPLAIRPVLPKAVTMVLLELSAIFRQLCSKKESEEGFKQLNSRIALTLCQLEKIFPPAFFDIMVHLPVHLADEAALTGPVQYRWMYPIERYLQTLKRYVRNKGRPEGSIAEAYLVDECLSFCSMYLRDVESRRTRRGRNEDGIGRGVSGGLSIFDSKGCYMGSGENVELDLNVLDQCHRYILNNCDEVSPFRRQHEEFLKTKHRRERLTMRQIKELSKKQFPEWFNQHMNSRYDANDTLISQDLHWLANYPSRVVSRYKSHIVHGFRFRIKSVDDKHKNQNCGVFVPANVPGAIGQVNCYGRVVDMFEVKYCGPTEAGDRGRAVMLFKCEWVNSESPRGMKTDQYGFTMVNFNQLGFKEDPFILASQALQAFYVEDTIEKDWHVVVRTQPRDLFDVLEDSDAIDDYAMPNLDDRILDNENFHSRVGVEDTPFLESLALPTGFVNHANTDDELTDDDRE, encoded by the exons ATGGACAAGAGTTGGTTGACAATACCCCGCAATTTTGAAGCGTatacaactggaattaatttgtttttggatcaaGCAGTTGCAAATGGTGTTGGTCCTGATAAGTTTAGATGTCCTTGCAAAAGATGTTGTAATCGATATACTTTTGTTAGGAACACCATTGTTGAACATCTCAtattgtatgatatggataaagattataaaaacgctTGTTGGCGACATCATGGCGAGCAAAACATTGGAGAGCAAAATGTGggaattggagaagaagaaacaggaGATGAGGTGATTG AAGAAGGTGTTGGGCCATCTACTGAACCCCCTATTGGGGAAGGGCGTCCAGAAGAGGTGCAGACTTTTTTTAAGTTGCTTGAAGAGGCAGATCAAGATTTGTGGCCAGGTTGTAAGGAGTTTAAGAAATTGGAAGCAGTTGTAAGATTGTATCAGATCAAGTATTTAGCGGGAATGCCTGACGAGATCTTCACCACTTTACTGGagttaattaaaagaatgttgcCTGAAGGGGATTGTTTGCCTGAATCCTGTTATAAGgcaaaaaaacttataaatgaCTTGGGGCTGTCGTATGTGAAAATTGATGCATGTCCCAATGATTGCATGATCTATTGGAAAGATACTTCAGATTTGACCATGTGCTCAGTTTGTGGTAAATCAAGGTATAAAATTACCAATGTAGAGGATAGCTCGAGGAAAAAGGTCGCAGCTAAG ATGGCTGAACATATGAGATGGCATGCAACTGAATGTCCAAAGGATGAGTTTATGAGACATCCTTCAGATTCTCCCGCATGGAAGCATTTGGATCATTTATATCCGGATTTTGCATCAGAAATTCGAAATGTCCGATTAGGGTTAGCCAATGATGGATTTAATCCTTTTGGGAAAATGAGGAATGATCATAGCACATGGCCTGTGGTGCTTTCTGTTTATAATTTGCCACCTTGGATGTGCATGAAGCAACcaaatttgttattgtctttgtTAATACCAGGACCGCGCAGTCCTGGTAaagagattgatgtatacatgcGTCCATTGATTGACGAGCTGAATGAGTTGTGGGAGGTGGGCATTCCCACTTATGATGCGTATTCCAACCAAAGTTTTACGATGAAGGCTGCCGTGTTATGGACTATAAGTGATTTTCCGGCTTATGGAATGTTGTCAGGATGGAGTACACATGGCTATAAAGCTTGTCCACATTGCATGCATGATAAAGAATCTATTTACTTGCCAGCGAGTCGCAAGATTTGTTATATGGGGCATCGACGTTTTCTTGAAGATAATCATAGGTTTCGAAGGCAAACCATCACTTTTAATGGTCGTCGAGAGCATCGTAGTGCACCAAGGCAGTGGACTGGTTTACAATGTCTCGAAGAACTTTCTACATTAAGATTTACTTTTGGAAAACCAAACAAGGATGCTTCAGTTGGGCAACGCAGAAAAAGAGCTTCGAGCAGTACAAGTAGTAACAGTCAGTGGAAGAAGAAATCGATTTTTTATGAACTACCTTATTGGAGGCATCTGTTGATTAGACACaatcttgatgttatgcataTCGAGAAGAATATATGTGACAGTGTGGTGGGAACATTACTAGATATAGAAAAGTCTAAAGATGGATTGGCGGCACGTGCAGATCTTGAATTCTTGAACATAAGACATAGTCAACACCCACGTAGAGAAGGAAATAGAACATTTCGACCTCCAGCATTGTTCAcattgaaaagagaagaaaaaactgcCTTTTGTAAAGTATTGTCTACTATTCAAGCCCCAGATGGATATTCATCAAATCTGTCGCGATGTGTGCACGTGAATGAACGAAAAATACATGGGTTGAAAAGTCATGATTGCCATGTTTTAATGCAGCAGTTACTCCCGCTTGCAATACGCCCGGTTTTGCCTAAAGCTGTTACTATGGTTTTATTAGAGTTGAGTGCAATTTTCAGACAGTTATGTAGTAAGAAGGAGTCTGAGGAAGGATTTAAGCAACTGAATTCAAGAATTGCCTTAACATTATGTCAACTTGAGAAAATATTCCCTCCTGCATTTTTTGATATAATGGTGCACCTCCCAGTTCACTTGGCAGATGAAGCAGCTCTTACAGGGCCTGTTCAATAtagatggatgtatccaattgaacg GTATCTGCAAACACTGAAGCGCTATGTTCGTAATAAGGGTCGTCCTGAAGGTTCTATTGCTGAAGCATATTTGGTGGATGAGTGCTTGTCATTTTGTTCCATGTATCTTAGAGACGTTGAGTCTCGTCGTACCCGTAGAGGCCGAAATGAAGATGGTATTGGACGTGGAGTATCTGGTGGGTTATCAATTTTTGACTCGAAAGGATGTTATATGGGTTCAGGAGAAAATGTGGAGCTCGATCTAAATGTTCTTGATCAGTGCCATAGATACATTCTAAATAATTGTGATGAGGTTAGCCCATTTAGAAG GCAACATGAAGAATTCTTGAAAACTAAACATCGTCGAGAAAGGTTAACTATGCGACAAATTAAGGAGCTAAGCAAGAAACAATTTCCAGAATGGTTCAACCAACAT ATGAATTCAAGATATGATGCTAATGACACATTGATATCTCAAGACTTGCATTGGCTAGCTAATTATCCTAGTAGGGTTGTGAGTAGATACAAAAGTCACATTGTTCATGGATTTAGATTTCGTATAAAATCTGTGGATGATAAGCATAAGAATCAAAATTGTGGTGTCTTTGTACCTGCAAATGTTCCTGGAGCAATTGGGCAAGTGAATTGTTATGGCAGAGTTGTAGATATGTTCGAGGTCAAATATTGTGGTCCTACTGAAGCAGGAGATAGGGGTCGAGCTGTGATGTTATTTAAGTGCGAATGGGTTAATAGTGAAAGTCCACGAGGAATGAAGACTGATCAATATGGATTTACTATGGTGAATTTCAATCAATTGGGATTTAAAGAGGATCCTTTCATACTAGCATCACAAGCATTACAGGCATTTTACGTGGAGGACACGATTGAAAAAGATTGGCACGTAGTTGTTCGAACTCAGCCAAGAGATTTATTTGACGTGTTAGAGGATAGTGATGCTATTGATGATTATGCCATGCCGAACTTGGATGATCGAATTCTTGATAATGAAAATTTCCATTCAAGGGTTGGCGTGGAAGACACTCCCTTTCTTGAATCATTAGCGTTGCCTACCGGGTTCGTTAATCATGCCAATACCGACGATGAGTTAACAGATGATGACagggaataa
- the LOC137716140 gene encoding protein argonaute 5-like, which produces MIKRICETELGIVSQCCRPRAESKLRKQYLENLSLKINVKVGGRNTVLTDAIQRRIPLVSDIPTIIFGADVTHPQPENCNRPSVAAVVASMDWPEVTMYRGIVSAQAHREEIIQDPYSIKQDPSRGLVVGGMIREHLIAFRQATGLKPKRIIYFRDGVCEGQFSQVLLYEMDSIRKACQSLQEGYLPPVTFVVVQKRHHTRLFPTDYRKTDQSGNIQPGTVIDTQICHPTEFDFYLNSHAGIQGTSRPAHYHVLFDENKFSPDALQMLTNNLCYTYARCTRSVSIVPPAYYAYLAAFRGQYYIKGEYSNGDSNTGSTVGGAGGADGVRFRALSEIKENVKEVMFYC; this is translated from the exons ATGATAAAACGAATCTGTGAAACTGAGTTAGGAATTGTATCTCAGTGCTGTCGGCCTAGGGCAGAATCAAAGCTCAGAAAACAATACCTAGAAAATTTGTCACTCAAGATAAATGTGAAG GTTGGTGGAAGGAACACTGTCCTAACAGACGCCattcaaagaaggattcctctGGTTAGCGACATTCCCACAATCATCTTTGGTGCGGATGTTACCCATCCGCAACCTGAAAATTGCAACCGTCCGTCAGTTGCAGCT GTGGTGGCGTCCATGGATTGGCCAGAGGTCACTATGTACCGAGGAATTGTTTCTGCACAGGCTCACCGTGAAGAAATAATCCAAGATCCTTATAGTATTAAACAGGACCCTAGCAGAGGTCTGGTTGTTGGAGGAATGATCAG GGAGCATTTAATAGCATTTCGACAAGCAACTGGCCTAAAACCAAAGAGAATTATCTACTTCAG AGATGGAGTTTGTGAAGGGCAATTTAGTCAAGTTCTGCTGTATGAAATGGATTCTATAAGAAAG GCTTGTCAATCGCTTCAGGAGGGATATCTACCACCGGTTACTTTTGTTGTGGTACAGAAAAGGCATCATACTCGCTTGTTCCCTACTGATTATCGGAAGACTGATCAGAGTGGCAATATTCAACCAG GCACCGTCATTGACACCCAGATTTGTCATCCGACGGAGTTTGACTTCTATCTCAACAGTCATGCTGGCattcag GGAACTAGCAGGCCTGCACATTACCATGTCTTATTTGATGAGAACAAATTCTCCCCTGATGCCTTGCAAATGCTAACGAACAACCTATGCTATAC GTATGCAAGGTGCACTCGCTCAGTTTCCATTG TTCCTCCTGCATACTATGCTTATTTGGCTGCCTTCCGTGGACAATACTACATTAAgggtgagtattctaatggagATTCTAATACCGGATCTACGGTTGGGGGTGCCGGGGGTGCTGATGGTGTGAGGTTCCGTGCTCTTTCAGAGATCAAGGAAAATGTGAAGGAAGTCATGTTCTATTGCTAA